The following proteins come from a genomic window of Nostoc sp. TCL26-01:
- a CDS encoding D-alanyl-D-alanine carboxypeptidase/D-alanyl-D-alanine-endopeptidase → MLEFLSSGLVSLWLEMAGVQIKPADALDAVTWQSSPGLIIASDPNPAGVNTVKQYLQALVKTKLIAQNLTESQGIWMQSGPILVANHQGTTPLPAASLTKVATSLVALKTWGPDHQFTTTIASTGKVVNGVLQGDLIINGGGDPLFVWEEAIALGNTLNKMGIKQVKGNLVISGNFAMNFQRHPLLAGQMLKQALNSQTWTRPPIYVHSIMAKGTPKPQLAINGTIKYAAQSIPQQTLLIRHRSLPLKQLIKEMNVYSNNEMAQMLAESVGGHTVVQAIAAKMARVPATEIQLINGSGLGPENRISPRAVCAMFMALQQEVASYQLNLADLFPMSGLDHRGTMHSRHLPAATVMKTGTLRDVSALAGVVPTRDRGLVWFAIINRGPQISAFRQEQDKLLQRLVQQLQISPSVPTALIPHSVKSLPDLGNINRNEILVRS, encoded by the coding sequence ATGCTGGAGTTTTTGAGTTCGGGTTTGGTTTCTCTGTGGCTAGAAATGGCAGGGGTACAAATCAAACCGGCAGATGCCTTAGATGCTGTCACTTGGCAAAGTAGCCCAGGCTTGATTATTGCATCTGACCCTAATCCAGCAGGAGTCAATACAGTTAAACAATATTTGCAGGCTTTAGTTAAAACAAAATTAATCGCTCAGAATCTCACGGAAAGCCAAGGAATTTGGATGCAGTCTGGCCCCATACTGGTGGCTAATCATCAAGGGACTACGCCTCTACCTGCGGCTTCTCTGACGAAGGTGGCAACGTCCTTGGTGGCTTTAAAAACCTGGGGGCCAGATCATCAATTTACAACCACGATCGCCTCTACAGGTAAAGTTGTTAATGGAGTATTACAAGGCGATTTAATCATCAATGGTGGTGGCGATCCTCTGTTTGTTTGGGAAGAAGCGATCGCTCTGGGTAATACTCTCAATAAAATGGGCATTAAACAGGTAAAAGGGAATCTGGTAATTAGTGGTAATTTCGCCATGAATTTCCAGCGTCATCCCCTCTTAGCTGGACAAATGCTCAAACAAGCCCTCAATTCTCAAACTTGGACTCGTCCCCCCATATACGTCCACTCCATCATGGCTAAGGGAACACCCAAGCCCCAATTAGCAATTAATGGCACAATCAAATATGCTGCCCAATCTATCCCCCAACAAACTTTGCTAATACGTCATCGTTCTTTACCCTTGAAACAATTAATCAAGGAAATGAACGTTTATAGCAACAATGAAATGGCACAAATGCTGGCAGAATCAGTGGGAGGACACACTGTAGTTCAAGCTATAGCTGCCAAAATGGCGAGAGTCCCAGCAACAGAAATTCAGTTAATTAACGGTTCAGGATTGGGGCCGGAAAATCGCATTTCTCCTAGGGCTGTATGTGCGATGTTTATGGCGCTACAACAGGAAGTAGCTAGTTACCAACTAAACTTAGCTGACTTGTTTCCGATGTCTGGTTTAGATCATCGAGGCACAATGCACTCTAGACATTTACCCGCCGCTACGGTGATGAAGACAGGAACTCTGCGAGATGTCAGCGCTTTAGCTGGTGTTGTTCCCACACGCGATCGCGGTTTGGTTTGGTTTGCTATCATCAACCGTGGCCCCCAAATCTCTGCTTTTCGTCAAGAACAAGACAAGCTACTACAACGTCTGGTGCAACAGTTACAAATCTCTCCCAGTGTCCCCACAGCCTTAATTCCCCACTCAGTTAAATCATTACCTGATCTTGGTAATATCAACCGCAATGAAATTTTGGTAAGGAGTTAG
- a CDS encoding glycosyltransferase family 39 protein: MSQNHSQASLSSNYTTICFLSILIIGSFLRIMALGDIPQGFSCDEASFGYESFSILETLRDRYGKFLPPFLQLFGNDYPASLYVLATVPFIKVLGMTEFSTRIVAAITGSLTIFAVYFLTEELFSKRVSIFAALLLAINPWHIHYSRIAFNLVFLPLFFCMALLFLMKSFRKPNYIAISSLFFGISLYTYSSARVFISLFVLGLILMFRKHLWNHKKQTFIAALLFLLIFIPLFRFWISPEGMARARGTGLVSHPLTIALNYFSHFSPNFLFFQGSSIFNENPARIGELYFFELITVALGIFKLISAEKKVRSILLLWLCLYPLPAAFVALASPQRSIVGAPLFAIISAYGLTQLIDLFRLKQKAIILGTTLVLVASLLLFSYRYFINPSSDAAKLWNYGIKDAIKFASKSSYAGFVMSSDTNSSCFAIYDFVAFIPFYTYFPPQEYQRSPIPPWIRGSRDKVYSLGKYYLMSIGSIHFWQKDSNS; encoded by the coding sequence ATGTCTCAGAATCATAGCCAAGCTAGTTTATCCAGTAATTACACAACAATCTGTTTTTTGAGCATTTTAATTATTGGATCTTTCTTAAGAATCATGGCACTGGGCGATATTCCTCAAGGATTTTCCTGTGATGAAGCTTCTTTTGGCTATGAATCTTTTTCGATTCTAGAAACGCTACGTGATAGATATGGGAAATTCTTACCACCGTTTCTACAACTCTTCGGCAACGATTATCCTGCTTCTTTATATGTATTAGCTACAGTTCCCTTTATTAAAGTATTGGGAATGACTGAATTTTCTACCAGAATAGTTGCAGCCATAACAGGTAGCTTAACAATTTTTGCTGTATATTTTTTAACAGAAGAACTTTTTAGCAAAAGAGTAAGCATCTTTGCCGCATTACTTTTAGCGATCAATCCTTGGCATATCCATTACAGTCGTATTGCATTCAATCTGGTTTTTCTACCTCTTTTTTTCTGCATGGCGTTATTGTTTTTGATGAAAAGTTTTAGAAAACCTAATTACATCGCTATCAGTAGTTTATTTTTTGGTATCAGTTTATATACTTATAGTTCAGCTAGAGTCTTCATTTCATTATTTGTACTTGGGTTAATATTGATGTTTAGGAAACATCTTTGGAATCATAAAAAACAAACATTTATTGCGGCGTTACTATTTTTACTTATCTTTATTCCACTTTTTAGATTTTGGATATCACCAGAAGGAATGGCTAGAGCTAGAGGAACTGGATTAGTTTCTCATCCCTTAACGATCGCATTAAATTACTTTTCTCACTTTAGCCCAAATTTTTTATTTTTTCAGGGTAGTTCCATCTTTAATGAAAATCCAGCCAGGATTGGTGAACTTTATTTTTTTGAGTTAATTACCGTCGCATTGGGAATATTTAAACTAATTTCTGCTGAAAAGAAAGTCAGAAGTATATTACTGTTATGGCTATGCCTGTATCCACTACCAGCAGCATTTGTCGCTCTAGCAAGTCCACAACGTTCTATAGTGGGCGCACCTTTATTTGCTATTATTTCAGCTTATGGTTTGACGCAATTAATAGATTTATTTAGACTGAAACAAAAAGCCATAATCTTGGGGACGACTCTTGTCTTGGTAGCCAGCCTATTGTTATTTTCCTATCGGTATTTTATCAACCCCTCATCTGATGCAGCAAAGCTCTGGAATTATGGAATTAAAGATGCTATCAAATTTGCCAGCAAGAGTTCATATGCTGGGTTTGTGATGAGTAGTGATACAAATAGTAGTTGCTTTGCTATCTATGATTTTGTCGCATTTATTCCTTTTTATACTTATTTTCCTCCTCAAGAATATCAACGTTCACCCATTCCCCCTTGGATTCGAGGTTCACGAGATAAGGTTTATTCTCTTGGCAAATACTATCTGATGTCTATAGGGAGCATCCACTTTTGGCAGAAAGACTCAAATAGCTAA
- a CDS encoding GuaB3 family IMP dehydrogenase-related protein yields MEIQLGRGKTARRAYGIDEIALVPGNRTLDPNLADTRWKIGNIEREIPIIASAMDGVVDVKMAVRLSQLGALGVLNLEGIQTRYADPEPILDRIASVGKDEFVSLMQELYAEPIKPELITKRIQEIKQQGGIAAVSATPMGASKYGEVVAKAGADLFFIQATVVSTAHLSPESITPLDLAEFCRSMPIPVILGNCVTYEVTLNLIKAGAAAVLVGIGPGAACTSRGVLGVGVPQATAIADCAAARDDYYQQTGKYVPIIADGGLITGGDICKCIACGADGVMIGSPFARAAQAPGRGFHWGMATPSPVLPRGTRIRVGTTGSLEQILIGPAGLDDGTHNLLGALKTSMGTLGAKDIKQMQQVEVVIAPSLLTEGKVYQKAQQLGMGK; encoded by the coding sequence GTGGAAATTCAACTTGGGCGGGGGAAGACAGCTCGTAGAGCATATGGAATCGATGAAATTGCTCTAGTCCCCGGTAACAGAACACTTGATCCGAATTTAGCGGATACTAGGTGGAAAATCGGTAACATTGAGCGAGAAATACCCATTATTGCTAGTGCGATGGATGGCGTTGTCGATGTCAAAATGGCTGTACGTTTATCGCAGTTAGGAGCATTAGGAGTGCTGAACCTGGAAGGCATTCAAACTCGTTATGCTGATCCAGAGCCGATTTTAGATCGGATTGCGTCCGTTGGCAAAGATGAGTTTGTCTCATTGATGCAGGAACTGTATGCCGAACCCATCAAGCCAGAATTAATCACTAAACGTATCCAAGAAATCAAACAGCAAGGCGGAATTGCAGCTGTTAGTGCAACTCCAATGGGAGCTAGCAAATACGGTGAGGTAGTAGCCAAGGCTGGAGCAGATTTATTTTTTATTCAAGCGACAGTAGTTTCCACTGCTCACCTATCACCAGAATCGATAACTCCCCTAGATTTAGCAGAATTTTGTCGTTCTATGCCCATCCCGGTAATTTTAGGGAACTGCGTAACTTACGAAGTCACCTTAAATTTAATCAAAGCTGGGGCGGCTGCGGTATTGGTGGGAATTGGCCCTGGTGCAGCTTGTACTTCTCGTGGCGTGTTGGGTGTAGGCGTACCCCAAGCAACAGCGATCGCTGATTGTGCTGCCGCAAGAGATGATTACTATCAACAGACGGGTAAATATGTCCCCATCATTGCTGATGGTGGTTTAATCACTGGTGGCGATATTTGTAAATGTATTGCTTGTGGTGCTGATGGTGTGATGATTGGTTCACCCTTTGCTAGAGCCGCCCAAGCGCCCGGTAGAGGGTTCCATTGGGGTATGGCAACACCTAGTCCAGTACTGCCCCGTGGAACTCGGATTAGAGTAGGTACAACTGGTAGTTTAGAGCAAATTCTCATTGGCCCTGCTGGGCTGGATGATGGCACTCATAACCTTTTGGGAGCTTTAAAAACCAGTATGGGAACTTTAGGAGCCAAAGATATAAAACAAATGCAACAAGTTGAAGTTGTAATTGCTCCTTCTTTGTTAACTGAAGGTAAAGTGTACCAAAAAGCTCAACAATTAGGTATGGGTAAATAA
- a CDS encoding endonuclease MutS2: MIQSETLELLEWHRLCQHLSTFAATKLGAIASLHLQIPTSQAASELLLNQTKEVYQLESRFASGLSFEGIQDIGDALERAELQGILAGDELLAIATTLAGARNLRRIIDNQEDCPILTDLVADLRTYPELEQEIHRCIDERGQVTDRASQKLGEIRTELRKLRSQITQKLQNILQVKSNAVQEQIITQRGDRFVIPVKAPQKDAIPGIVHDTSTSGATLYVEPNSVVPMGNQLRQAIRREQVEEEAIRRALTERVATVKSDLERLLAIVTTLDMATARARYSLWLKANPPRFINRQEQEIITLRQLSHPLLLWQHHHEQGHAVIPVDLLISPHIRVVTITGPNTGGKTVTLKTLGLAALMAKVGLFVPAREPVEIPWFDQVLADIGDEQSLQQSLSTFSGHIRRISRILNALGTGEQVLGTGEQEITNPQSPLPLIPREGPEFPNPYSLVLLDEVGAGTDPVEGSALAIALLQYLADHAQLTIATTHFGELKALKYEDQRFENASVEFNDATLSPTYRLLWGIPGRSNALAIALRLGLKPEVVEQAKTQVGEATDEVNQVIAGLEAQRRRQETKAAEAQKLVQQAERLYQEVSAKATALEEREKSLKASQEIAVQQAIAQAKGEIAKVIKRLQQGTSTAQDAHQATNELNQIAQKYQPATPAKPKIGFMPKVGDRIRISQFGQTADVLTAADEDGELTVRFGIMKMTVKLEDIESLDGQKAEPIVKPKPAPPPAAVTPPQPTPAIRTSKNTIDLRGKRVADAEYILDKAISEATGPIWIIHGHGTGKLRQGIHTYLQQQARVSHYEAAEPADGGSGVTIAHIA, encoded by the coding sequence TTGATCCAATCTGAAACCTTAGAACTACTCGAATGGCATCGCCTTTGTCAGCATCTTTCTACATTTGCGGCAACTAAACTTGGGGCGATCGCATCACTTCATCTTCAAATACCTACATCTCAGGCAGCTAGTGAGTTGCTGTTAAACCAGACTAAGGAAGTTTACCAACTAGAAAGTCGTTTTGCTAGTGGATTATCTTTTGAGGGTATCCAAGATATTGGTGATGCCTTGGAAAGGGCTGAACTGCAAGGGATTTTGGCTGGGGATGAGTTGCTAGCGATCGCTACTACTCTCGCTGGGGCTAGAAATTTACGGCGTATAATTGATAACCAAGAAGATTGTCCTATCTTGACAGATTTGGTAGCTGATTTACGCACTTACCCGGAACTAGAGCAAGAAATCCATCGCTGTATTGATGAACGAGGACAGGTAACTGACCGCGCTAGTCAAAAGTTGGGAGAAATTCGCACCGAATTGCGGAAATTGCGGAGTCAAATTACCCAAAAACTGCAAAATATTTTACAAGTAAAATCTAATGCGGTGCAGGAACAGATTATCACTCAACGAGGCGATCGCTTTGTGATTCCTGTGAAAGCACCACAAAAAGATGCCATTCCCGGTATTGTTCATGACACCTCAACCAGTGGGGCAACTCTTTACGTAGAGCCTAATTCCGTTGTGCCAATGGGCAACCAACTGCGGCAAGCGATTAGAAGAGAGCAAGTAGAAGAAGAAGCCATTCGTCGCGCCTTAACGGAACGAGTAGCCACAGTTAAGTCTGATTTAGAAAGACTCTTGGCAATTGTCACTACTTTGGACATGGCGACGGCTAGAGCCAGATATAGTTTATGGCTCAAAGCCAACCCCCCCAGATTTATCAATCGCCAAGAACAAGAAATCATCACCTTACGACAACTGAGTCACCCCTTGTTATTGTGGCAACATCACCACGAACAAGGTCATGCGGTTATTCCAGTAGATTTACTAATTAGTCCCCACATCCGGGTAGTAACGATTACAGGTCCCAATACAGGCGGCAAAACTGTCACCCTCAAAACCCTGGGACTAGCAGCATTAATGGCGAAGGTCGGTTTATTTGTCCCCGCCCGCGAACCCGTAGAAATACCCTGGTTTGACCAAGTATTAGCCGATATCGGTGATGAACAATCCCTACAGCAAAGCCTATCCACCTTTTCAGGACATATCCGCCGCATTAGCCGCATTTTAAACGCTCTAGGTACTGGGGAACAGGTACTGGGTACTGGGGAACAGGAAATTACCAATCCCCAATCCCCATTACCCCTTATCCCCAGAGAGGGCCCCGAGTTCCCCAATCCCTACTCCCTCGTTCTTCTCGACGAAGTAGGCGCAGGGACAGATCCAGTCGAAGGAAGTGCTTTAGCGATCGCCCTTTTACAATATCTGGCTGATCACGCCCAGCTAACCATTGCCACAACTCACTTTGGCGAATTAAAAGCCTTGAAATATGAAGATCAGCGCTTTGAAAATGCCTCAGTGGAATTTAATGATGCGACTTTATCACCCACATACCGTTTGCTTTGGGGTATCCCTGGACGTTCTAACGCCCTGGCTATTGCTTTACGCTTGGGTTTGAAGCCAGAAGTAGTGGAACAGGCCAAAACCCAAGTAGGAGAAGCCACAGACGAAGTAAACCAAGTGATTGCTGGATTAGAAGCCCAACGTCGTCGCCAGGAAACAAAAGCCGCAGAAGCGCAAAAACTTGTGCAGCAAGCAGAACGTTTGTATCAAGAAGTATCTGCCAAAGCGACTGCCCTAGAGGAGAGAGAAAAGTCGCTCAAAGCTTCCCAGGAAATTGCTGTTCAACAAGCGATCGCTCAAGCCAAAGGTGAAATTGCTAAAGTGATTAAGCGCTTGCAACAAGGGACATCGACTGCCCAGGATGCCCACCAAGCAACTAACGAATTAAATCAAATTGCTCAAAAATATCAACCAGCAACGCCAGCAAAACCCAAAATCGGGTTTATGCCCAAAGTAGGCGATCGCATCCGTATTTCTCAATTTGGACAAACCGCCGATGTCTTAACAGCCGCCGATGAAGATGGAGAGTTAACAGTCCGCTTTGGCATCATGAAGATGACAGTCAAGCTAGAAGACATCGAATCACTCGATGGTCAAAAAGCCGAACCCATCGTCAAACCCAAGCCAGCACCCCCACCAGCAGCCGTTACACCACCCCAACCCACCCCAGCCATTCGTACCTCCAAAAACACCATAGATTTGCGCGGTAAGCGGGTAGCCGATGCCGAATATATCTTAGACAAAGCCATCTCTGAAGCCACAGGCCCCATCTGGATTATCCACGGACACGGCACAGGTAAACTGCGTCAAGGTATCCACACATATTTACAACAGCAAGCCAGGGTCAGCCATTACGAAGCTGCCGAACCAGCCGACGGCGGTAGCGGTGTCACCATCGCCCACATCGCCTAA
- the trxA gene encoding thioredoxin, producing MSEAAQVTDSSFKQEVLDSDVPVLVDFWAPWCGPCRMVAPVVEEIAVQYLGKIKVVKVNTDENPQVASQYGIRSIPTLMIFKGGQKVDMVVGAVPKTTLSQTLEKHI from the coding sequence ATGTCAGAAGCCGCACAAGTTACAGATTCTAGCTTTAAGCAAGAAGTACTCGACAGCGATGTACCTGTTTTAGTCGATTTTTGGGCCCCTTGGTGTGGTCCTTGCAGAATGGTCGCTCCTGTTGTCGAAGAAATAGCTGTACAGTACCTGGGTAAAATAAAAGTAGTCAAAGTTAATACCGATGAGAATCCGCAAGTTGCAAGCCAGTATGGCATCCGCAGTATTCCCACATTAATGATTTTTAAAGGCGGTCAGAAAGTTGATATGGTAGTGGGTGCGGTTCCTAAAACTACACTATCTCAAACCCTGGAGAAGCATATCTGA
- a CDS encoding LOG family protein, with protein sequence MTSSASFDILESLQADIADLIDRLPTLKNRQFIQQALATIVRLADTDIERLDWKILSAALADMERGFQLFYNYRHVRKVTIFGSARLLPKTPAYQMAVEFARAVTQLGFMVMTGGGGGIMQAGNEGAGREKSFGLNIQLPFEQEANPIIEGDPKLIHFKYFFTRKLFLLKESDAIALFPGGFGTQDEAFECMTLSQTGKFGPVPLVLIDHPGGDYWQSWSEYINQHLVKTGLVSPEDPSLYTVTDNLEVACHAITRFYQVYHSSRYVGDQLVIRLTQELSDMEVEQLNAEFSDILVQGKIEKSAALPQESQDETVELPRLILYFNQRDLGRLYQMIAAINYMGIPATKEQVHPERK encoded by the coding sequence ATGACTTCATCTGCGTCGTTTGACATTTTAGAGTCTCTGCAAGCGGATATCGCTGACTTAATCGATCGCCTACCGACATTAAAAAATCGGCAGTTCATCCAGCAGGCGTTGGCTACTATCGTTCGCTTGGCTGATACTGATATTGAGCGTCTCGATTGGAAAATATTGTCGGCTGCTTTGGCAGATATGGAACGAGGTTTCCAGCTATTTTATAACTATCGACACGTCCGCAAAGTGACGATTTTTGGTTCAGCTCGGCTATTGCCAAAAACACCAGCTTACCAGATGGCAGTGGAATTTGCTCGCGCTGTGACGCAACTGGGATTTATGGTGATGACTGGGGGGGGTGGTGGGATCATGCAAGCCGGCAATGAAGGTGCGGGACGAGAGAAATCTTTTGGACTGAATATTCAGCTACCCTTTGAACAAGAAGCCAACCCAATTATCGAGGGTGATCCGAAGCTGATACACTTTAAATATTTCTTTACTCGCAAGCTATTTCTGCTCAAAGAAAGTGATGCGATCGCTTTATTTCCCGGTGGCTTTGGTACTCAAGATGAGGCTTTTGAGTGCATGACATTGAGTCAAACAGGTAAGTTTGGCCCTGTACCATTAGTTTTAATTGATCACCCAGGTGGTGATTATTGGCAGTCTTGGAGCGAATATATTAATCAGCATCTAGTCAAAACTGGTTTGGTGAGTCCGGAAGATCCTAGCCTGTACACTGTGACGGATAACCTAGAGGTAGCTTGTCATGCTATCACGCGCTTTTATCAGGTTTATCACTCTAGTCGTTATGTCGGAGATCAGTTGGTGATTCGCTTAACCCAAGAATTATCCGATATGGAAGTTGAGCAACTGAATGCCGAATTTAGCGATATTCTGGTGCAGGGCAAAATTGAAAAAAGTGCAGCTTTACCCCAAGAAAGCCAAGATGAAACTGTGGAACTACCCCGGTTAATTCTCTATTTCAATCAACGAGACTTGGGACGTTTATATCAGATGATTGCGGCAATTAACTATATGGGTATTCCTGCGACAAAAGAACAAGTGCATCCAGAAAGGAAATAG
- a CDS encoding DUF3038 domain-containing protein: MLKVMHSAADSATPNSQWEDLIKLPTPNVVEWDNIKTQLDLVLLALETLTKIGSEAMLSAAMSLNLESRVPDRVALWRLRQSNPLRKGQGGRKKLDIEEARSLVLIICYLAKQHQELIRRAVGLLEQMAEKNREPHQAALLGDYIDAFCNTYQERMEEDEQISTDLLTHLALKLLVDLLFYSATGGHRRLWLALIDRSAKL; this comes from the coding sequence ATGCTAAAAGTTATGCACTCGGCCGCTGACTCAGCCACTCCCAATTCCCAGTGGGAGGACTTAATTAAACTTCCCACCCCAAATGTAGTTGAATGGGACAACATCAAAACCCAGTTAGACCTAGTGCTGTTAGCGCTAGAAACCCTAACTAAAATTGGTTCCGAGGCAATGCTCTCGGCAGCCATGAGCCTGAATTTGGAGTCGAGAGTGCCAGACCGCGTAGCTTTGTGGCGACTGCGACAGTCGAACCCCCTACGTAAAGGTCAAGGAGGCAGGAAAAAGCTAGATATAGAAGAAGCGCGATCGCTTGTTCTGATTATCTGCTACCTCGCCAAACAGCACCAGGAATTAATTCGTCGTGCTGTAGGTCTACTAGAACAAATGGCGGAAAAAAATCGGGAACCTCATCAGGCTGCTCTACTGGGAGATTATATTGATGCTTTTTGCAACACCTACCAAGAGCGCATGGAAGAGGATGAGCAAATCTCGACGGATTTACTTACCCACCTAGCCCTAAAACTGCTTGTAGATTTGCTGTTTTATAGCGCTACTGGTGGTCACCGCCGTCTCTGGCTAGCACTCATAGACCGTTCTGCAAAACTTTAA
- a CDS encoding ISKra4 family transposase (programmed frameshift), with amino-acid sequence MNQDKQERIKACLQELSTLLYEEADKSKLTDLESIEKTVRSQILELVSPEIAPFFIEQKTGTKVGKTRKIKSLVGELTLKAKQLQKLGLKPRTRLSPLLQKCCLRLSANESYQKAEIEVEALTGVKVGHSTQQKLVLSQDFQLPFAKQAVSEVSVDGGKVRLRGKPKAGCYWRDYKTVRLQGIYYGAFFDDNQSLVDYVNSQRLVNPLVCLGDGHDGVWNLVKEFGKTENFERWEILDWYHLKENLYKVGGSLKRLKAAETLLWQGQIEETQALFLHCRGKQAKNFIAYLEKHRSRLVNYAYYQAEQLCSIGSGAVESAIKQIGARIKISGAQWNVDSVNHILSIRCAYLNGLLAI; translated from the exons ATGAACCAGGATAAACAAGAAAGAATCAAAGCCTGTTTACAAGAATTGTCAACACTACTGTATGAAGAAGCAGATAAAAGTAAGCTGACAGACCTCGAAAGTATAGAAAAAACAGTTCGGAGTCAAATATTAGAACTAGTCAGTCCAGAAATAGCCC CTTTTTTTATCGAACAAAAAACTGGAACAAAAGTAGGTAAAACCAGGAAAATTAAAAGCTTAGTGGGGGAACTGACTCTTAAAGCCAAACAGTTACAGAAACTGGGTTTGAAGCCAAGAACCCGGTTAAGTCCATTACTTCAAAAGTGTTGTTTAAGGCTGTCAGCTAACGAATCATACCAAAAAGCAGAAATTGAAGTTGAGGCATTGACAGGAGTCAAAGTGGGTCACTCAACGCAACAAAAATTAGTGCTGTCACAAGATTTTCAACTACCATTTGCAAAACAAGCAGTTTCAGAAGTCAGTGTAGATGGAGGAAAAGTCCGACTCAGAGGTAAACCGAAAGCAGGCTGTTACTGGCGAGACTATAAAACCGTTCGTCTGCAAGGGATTTACTATGGTGCGTTTTTTGATGACAACCAATCATTAGTTGATTATGTCAATAGCCAACGTCTGGTTAACCCGTTAGTGTGCTTGGGGGATGGTCATGATGGCGTGTGGAATCTAGTCAAAGAGTTTGGTAAAACAGAAAATTTTGAGCGTTGGGAAATCTTGGATTGGTATCACCTCAAAGAAAATCTCTATAAAGTTGGTGGTTCTTTAAAACGGCTTAAAGCTGCTGAAACGCTGTTATGGCAAGGTCAGATAGAAGAAACTCAAGCTTTATTTCTTCATTGCCGAGGTAAACAAGCGAAGAACTTCATTGCTTATCTTGAAAAACATCGCTCTCGTCTTGTCAATTATGCCTATTACCAGGCTGAACAACTTTGTTCTATTGGTTCTGGCGCAGTTGAATCTGCTATTAAACAAATTGGTGCGAGGATTAAAATTTCTGGCGCACAGTGGAATGTTGATAGTGTTAATCACATCCTCTCTATTCGTTGTGCTTATCTCAATGGTTTATTAGCTATTTGA